A window of the Torulaspora globosa chromosome 6, complete sequence genome harbors these coding sequences:
- the PEP8 gene encoding retromer subunit PEP8 (ancestral locus Anc_1.329) has protein sequence MSLFFKSPIDIEVLFDGEESRKHVEIANAAGSGSKSLKDRLPLYEDGETLSGVVTLRVKEGKRVEHLGVKVAVIGSIDMVKSQGGGSGSGSSGKRLSPSVSDAKKMPVEQFICLSYDLCPPGELQHAQSFPFIFKDLTKRYESYRGKNVDVSYYVKVTVARKTTDISKAKKFWVYLYNDASKPPAAILGSSGAQSSEETSSRDPVEQDKNGKPQSGLLRKEPKPVKLDIGIENCLHIEFEFSKSQYSLKEVIVGRIYFLLSRLKIKHMELSLITRESSGLQPSNYLVDSTAIRYEIMDGSPVKGETIPIRLFLGGYDLAPDVTCSYFNVKNYLSLVIVDEDGRRYFKQSEIVLFRTR, from the coding sequence ATGAGTTTGTTCTTTAAGTCGCCGATTGATATTGAAGTGCTGTTTGATGGGGAAGAATCCCGAAAACACGTTGAGATTGCCAATGCTGCTGGTTCAGGATCTAAGAGTCTCAAGGATCGGTTGCCGCTATATGAAGATGGTGAGACTCTGAGTGGTGTGGTAACGCTGAGAGTAAAAGAGGGAAAGCGGGTCGAGCATCTAGGTGTTAAAGTAGCGGTCATTGGGTCAATTGACATGGTCAAGAGCCAAGGTGGTGGTAGCGGGAGCGGGAGTTCTGGAAAAAGACTTTCTCCGAGTGTCTCTGATGCTAAAAAGATGCCCGTAGAACAATTTATATGTCTCAGTTACGATCTGTGTCCGCCGGGGGAGCTTCAACATGCACAAAGCTTCCCGTTCATATTCAAAGATTTGACCAAGAGATACGAGTCATATAGGGGCAAGAACGTCGATGTATCGTATTATGTCAAGGTTACCGTAGCCAGGAAAACCACTGACATCTCgaaggccaagaagtttTGGGTCTACCTCTACAATGACGCTTCTAAGCCGCCAGCTGCGATTTTAGGCAGCAGTGGCGCGCAATCGAGCGAAGAAACCAGTAGCAGAGACCCCGTGGAACAGGACAAGAATGGGAAGCCTCAGAGCGGGCTTCTGCGGAAGGAACCCAAACCCGTCAAGTTGGACATCGGGATAGAAAACTGTCTCCACATTGAATTTGAGTTCTCGAAATCTCAATACAGTCTGAAAGAAGTTATAGTCGGAAGAATCTACTTCCTGCTATCGAGACTGAAAATTAAACACATGGAACTGAGTCTGATAACAAGAGAATCCTCCGGACTGCAGCCTTCGAATTACTTGGTGGATTCCACAGCTATACGATATGAGATCATGGACGGTAGCCCCGTTAAGGGTGAAACGATACCCATAAGATTATTCCTTGGTGGCTACGACCTGGCTCCGGACGTCACCTGCAGTTATTTCAATGTCAAGAATTACCTCAGCCTGGTCAtagttgatgaagatggcagAAGGTACTTTAAACAATCTGAAATAGTTCTTTTCCGTACGAGATAA
- the CHM7 gene encoding phosphatidic acid-binding protein CHM7 (ancestral locus Anc_1.334): MKSRGTMDLPPSRLDSLYKDFSNLKELNPEGYRANIDTWKAYLTKNYLKGSSSLFLNCGSDLLVKLRREPQGLPRSIDVVLTSLVESDCLVAIEDFYNGIMYPQEASTLMRWIRWGSWPRGKVNLRNNHDEYYLKAVKLIIKPVIEQKFEHIKIQLRNNIISEASGIADLVFSKQEFYRKCGFHRILDDAEEEREAMLFYLSRYKKLIVQDRDIIKVIAPEVNHLLAHLERKVTEDDRRIAALNMSLIYVESQIKTLRTQIADYAVLLKDMIINLAPRETQRKYLQGKKLVERSLSRLLEQQTSLLTVKTQINLAATNALLFKALEESNKVLKSINDSVGSVEKIEELLDEIKEEGEKAEEVNALIAKSPDAEDEAELDRELEEMKVETEQTRKEETVIDVSEKKENKPSREANESEHLVKKLSSLNIDSKSPEPREKYPNSIQRGSKGAIAEPQ; this comes from the coding sequence ATGAAGAGCAGAGGCACGATGGATCTGCCGCCGTCGAGGCTGGATTCGCTTTATAAGGATTTTAGcaatttgaaagagctCAATCCCGAGGGCTACAGAGCGAATATCGACACTTGGAAGGCGTATCTGACGAAAAACTACCTAAAGGGCTCGAGTTCATTGTTTCTAAACTGTGGATCTGATCTACTGGTCAAGCTCAGAAGAGAACCGCAAGGTTTACCGAGAAGTATAGACGTTGTTCTCACTTCCTTAGTGGAGAGCGATTGTTTGGTTGCGATCGAAGATTTTTACAATGGCATCATGTATCCGCAGGAGGCTTCCACTCTAATGAGATGGATTAGATGGGGTTCCTGGCCCAGAGGAAAAGTGAATTTACGTAATAATCACGATGAGTACTATTTGAAAGCTGtgaaattgatcatcaaacCAGTCATTGAGCAGAAATTTGAGCATATCAAGATTCAGCTGAGGAATAATATAATATCCGAGGCCAGTGGTATTGCAGATCTTGTGTTCAGTAAACAGGAATTCTACCGCAAATGCGGGTTCCATCGAATCTTGGACGACgccgaggaagaaagagaggcaATGCTCTTTTATCTATCGCGGTACAAGAAGCTAATCGTACAGGATAGAgatatcatcaaagttATTGCACCTGAGGTGAACCATTTGCTTGCTCATTTAGAAAGGAAAGTCACAGAGGATGATCGAAGAATTGCGGCCTTAAACATGTCGCTAATATACGTTGAGTCGCAGATCAAAACGCTGCGAACTCAAATTGCTGACTATGCTGTGCTGTTGAAGGATATGATTATAAACCTAGCACCGAGGGAAACTCAAAGAAAATATCTCCAGGGCAAGAAACTAGTTGAAAGGAGCCTCAGTCGTTTGCTTGAGCAGCAGACCAGCTTGTTGACGGTCAAAACTCAAATTAACTTGGCCGCTACGAATGCGTTGCTTTTTAAAGCTCTGGAGGAGTCTAATAAAGTGCTCAAATCCATCAACGATTCAGTTGGATCagttgagaagatcgaAGAGCTGCTCGATGAGATAAAGGAAGAGGGCGagaaggctgaagaagtGAACGCCCTTATTGCGAAATCTCCAGATGCTGAAGACGAAGCTGAGCTGGACAGAGAATTAGAAGAGATGAAAGTGGAAACGGAACAAACTCGCAAAGAGGAAACGGTCATTGATGTATcagaaaagaaggaaaacaAGCCTTCACGAGAAGCTAATGAGAGTGAGCACCTGgtcaagaaattgagcagtttgaatATCGATTCGAAATCACCAGAACCGAGGGAAAAGTATCCAAATTCTATTCAACGGGGGTCAAAAGGGGCCATCGCGGAGCCCCAGTAG
- a CDS encoding UBX domain-containing protein (ancestral locus Anc_1.335), which translates to MAQELFLSSVEEGVAKSMREGKILVLYTSAGDDVWLNSWFKSDFQSRLSRHAVWLKLVRGTDQFRYFEQIFPSVVVPSLCFIRNGQILSTIEGEEDKSGGEGHWGKLMATLGAGSELFSARKAPGEAKQRNLKEQVADTAQRKYHEEMQKQRKQSKEERERILRLVEADKAERRVRRKSSEDNSQGGQRQLQDNIKNIERLHADECTLLIRLTNGENIMKKFDSKLKLNDVRSWVDANRTDSDCPYAFHRNIPRVTFSDSDELKTLEALDLSPRSALILKPLENARSRLNIAEAKGPGLLGKVFNGLSSWWAASGREQNERHQSSDCEEDKDVADNQGKPTQRFPDAILENNQALDSIASSSTIREEAVTASPHSSRIDSPLYSASDFHIKHNPSELSLPSRCVTPNVHQFVNVEDEDNDRFAYNGNNIKLEKKKDDDKCMDG; encoded by the coding sequence ATGGCACAGGAGCTGTTTTTGTCCTCGGTAGAGGAAGGCGTAGCGAAATCCATGCGGGAGGGGAAGATTCTCGTTTTATACACTTCAGCTGGAGACGATGTGTGGTTAAATTCATGGTTTAAGTCAGATTTTCAGAGTAGGTTGTCGAGACATGCAGTGTGGCTGAAGCTCGTTCGGGGAACGGATCAGTTTCGTTATTTTGAACAGATTTTCCCTTCTGTGGTGGTTCCGAgtctctgcttcatcaGAAATGGACAGATATTGTCGACCATTGAGGGCGAAGAGGATAAATCTGGCGGTGAGGGACATTGGGGAAAGCTTATGGCGACGTTGGGCGCTGGATCGGAATTATTTTCTGCACGCAAGGCACCCGGTGAGGCGAAGCAGAGgaacttgaaagaacaGGTGGCCGACACTGCCCAGAGGAAATatcatgaagaaatgcaGAAGCAAAGGAAGCAATctaaagaagagagagagCGTATTTTGAGACTTGTGGAGGCTGACAAGGCAGAAAGGCGAGTTCGCCGCAAAAGCTCGGAAGATAATAGCCAAGGAGGTCAAAGACAACTGCAAGATAATATCAAGAACATCGAGAGACTTCATGCAGATGAGTGTACGCTGTTGATAAGGCTTACAAATGGTGAAAATATAATGAAAAAGTTCGACAGCAAgttgaaattgaatgaCGTTAGAAGTTGGGTCGACGCAAATAGAACCGACTCTGATTGCCCTTACGCCTTCCATAGAAATATACCCCGGGTCACGTTCTCGGATTCAGACGAGCTCAAGACACTAGAGGCCTTGGACTTGTCGCCTAGATCTGcgttgatcttgaaaccATTAGAGAATGCCCGCAGCAGGCTGAACATTGCCGAGGCCAAGGGCCCGGGCCTGCTAGGCAAAGTCTTTAACGGACTCTCTTCGTGGTGGGCCGCTAGTGGTCGCGAGCAAAATGAAAGACATCAATCGAGTGAttgcgaagaagacaaagatGTAGCGGATAATCAAGGTAAGCCGACGCAGAGGTTTCCAGACGCCATTTTGGAAAATAATCAAGCACTAGACTCTATTGCTAGCTCATCGACAATACGTGAAGAAGCTGTTACGGCCTCACCTCACTCGTCTAGGATAGATTCTCCTCTCTATTCAGCTTCTGACTTCCACATCAAACATAACCCGTCTGAGCTGAGTTTACCATCCAGATGCGTCACTCCTAATGTCCACCAGTTCGTCAAcgttgaagatgaagataaCGATCGCTTCGCATATAATGGGAATAACATCaaactggaaaagaagaaggatgacgatAAATGCATGGATGGTTAA
- the CHK1 gene encoding serine/threonine protein kinase CHK1 (ancestral locus Anc_1.336), whose translation MSGIDDTSLPAIKDVVIGETIGQGAFACVKNAYLKVDPSVVIAVKFVHIPTCKQFGLTEKDVVGEIILHSKCCNHANILRVIDCNITRDHLWIAMEMADGGDLFDKIEPDVGVDYEVAQFYFQQLVNAITYLHLECHIAHRDIKPENILLDKNGNLKLADFGLASRFKRRDGTLRLSSDQRGSPQYMAPEVLMGVKYHPEKTDVWSVGVLVFVLLTGEVPWELPIRTDENFEEFIRNEGNITMGRWASIEFRHLNLLRKILQPDPSKRATIQDLRKHPWFLNQLSFANSEGLCSNPALLAKKLFSNLRVSLSDDEYMRFTQDPLTGTGQSIDFRATQPADSDYAGLQHDTLNLDAVGCTQKPYTQNTTELLRNDLTTSQSSRWTRFINTDIAALQFCHKNNPSFASQFRFNPIRLTKFYSVQEMEVILPLFEQALRFAKINIKPDLLSDFLNLKSSLGYEGVFPLVINIRTQDARGSKLNGVIIIKIVRENLKSISFERKAGDPLDWRRLFKKVALFCREVILVPD comes from the coding sequence ATGAGTGGCATTGATGATACGAGTCTTCCTGCTATCAAGGACGTTGTTATTGGCGAGACTATAGGGCAAGGTGCTTTCGCATGTGTGAAAAATGCGTATTTGAAGGTAGATCCCAGTGTTGTTATTGCTGTCAAGTTTGTTCACATTCCGACGTGCAAGCAATTTGGCTTAACGGAGAAAGATGTGGTGGGAGAGATCATATTACACTCGAAATGCTGCAACCACGCCAACATCTTACGTGTGATAGACTGTAACATTACCAGGGACCATCTGTGGATTGCCATGGAGATGGCAGATGGCGGCGACCTCTTCGACAAGATAGAGCCCGATGTTGGGGTGGATTACGAAGTGGCGCAGTTTTActtccagcagctggtCAACGCTATCACGTACCTGCATCTGGAGTGTCATATCGCACACCGCGATATCAAGCCGGAAAACATCCTTCTGGATAAGAATGGgaatttgaagctggccGATTTCGGCTTGGCGTCCCGCTTCAAACGTAGGGATGGCACTCTTCGACTGTCAAGCGACCAGCGCGGATCTCCGCAGTATATGGCGCCAGAGGTTCTGATGGGCGTCAAGTATCATCCGGAAAAGACTGACGTGTGGTCTGTGGGAGTATTAGTCTTTGTGCTACTGACTGGCGAAGTTCCGTGGGAACTGCCGATACGAACAGATGAAAACTTCGAAGAGTTTATTCGAAACGAGGGGAATATTACCATGGGGCGGTGGGCCAGCATCGAATTTAGGCACTTGAACCTGTTAagaaagattttgcaaCCAGACCCGTCTAAAAGGGCCACAATTCAGGATCTCCGGAAGCATCCTTGGTTTCTAAATCAGCTTAGCTTCGCAAACTCGGAAGGCCTGTGCAGCAACCCAGCCCTTCTGGCTAAGAAGCTATTTTCCAATTTGAGGGTATCTCTGAGTGACGATGAGTATATGAGGTTTACTCAGGATCCTCTCACGGGCACTGGCCAAAGCATCGACTTCCGAGCAACTCAGCCAGCTGACAGTGATTACGCAGGGCTTCAGCACGACACACTGAATCTGGACGCTGTAGGATGCACACAGAAACCGTACACACAAAATACTACAGAATTGTTGAGGAATGATCTTACGACGTCTCAGAGCTCGCGATGGACGCGATTTATCAACACGGACATTGCAGCTTTACAGTTTTGCCACAAGAATAATCCCTCCTTCGCCTCACAGTTCAGGTTCAACCCTATAAGATTGACCAAGTTCTATTCCGTACAGGAAATGGAGGTTATACTCCCGTTGTTCGAACAAGCCTTAAGATTCGCAAAGATAAACATCAAACCGGACCTCCTCTCCGATtttttgaacttgaagagttcGCTCGGCTACGAGGGAGTATTTCCTCTAGTAATAAATATACGAACACAAGACGCTCGAGGCTCAAAACTCAATGGAGTCATTATAATTAAGATCGTTCGTGAAAATCTGAAAAGCATTAGCTTCGAAAGGAAAGCAGGTGATCCTTTGGATTGGAGGCGATTATTCAAAAAAGTAGCCCTATTTTGCAGAGAAGTCATTTTGGTTCCtgattga
- the RIF1 gene encoding DNA-binding protein RIF1 (ancestral locus Anc_1.337) produces the protein MSKQPPEDRGEARKMNTFNNLISQLLNKRSPTKSQSQSKTLHLLERNQSLPPANGERQEPLDDSPTPKRRKLAQSSPIGKAPGPTPSSSKSEPAGSSIFAINNENVRLSPAAKTVAFSDEVKSSPTQRTIGSSSFLFPASKPSKSILRNGIGIEKSVSDLTYDKLESSSKLAGRGKPLEHFSRAKDPSCLEFWTSGEVHNLGDARNVKEFRQVLDGGLMMLARTDSESVARRFEIYATFNTIITVLPAVDASEVMERRATQVIGSLDRIVNICLPQLKAEQKKLLDAEDKKDPFVSRLYIQILRFFGSLLSNYRIVRSLTKVAPLRDRLKEVFELSSVALIHQNSNKAIIGAQFSFLADEKYGPYFMNRDEVSNIIHAVLNTKEIQSANLVCEKLFLLKRLISKHTSVMLQLLPLWLPKEVLSRTLMEDDSCTITILQAAISVLLELLKKSIDSSIRQHDIVKCVRESLAKDTLPEKLRNKSLNDGNMNYSTMTLEELVQKQITYLIVFKKEYKLAMDLWLAMMGLLYNTTRTLLELSDSDARGWLKLNHICFLSGDSPIKLIALKAWRIIIYCTWSHIKGKSSAHDFALVRILKKPFDFTANHESDLNVGEGLLYYLTGLIYTTCGAPKSHKADMFPFFWNQLIAPIYSQYIFKSGNILFRSRAIKLLLKLISKEREDKSHKLERKRTPVIKVISTSGVALNDIQPVPASLLQASFESVMRLIFCAIRSDLADWAANYELFISLVDLLPSELADEMHFNSFLEIALELSKAGKSSISSDMFLRLSSAMAGPFGDLIIRDGKIFETLVEATDHLPEHQADSKLKLLKEFSKKLKGRVSDLRIMEIFVGIDDASCKQYVSNWIGSVILSPEISPTDYKSLLRIVQSVRSAEAIENLLRFCSKFVRNVNLFELLQLGEWNDEQYIRFVKVYVSYNSHRLEYPEDLFKEQLKDALGSREKAFKQVVPELIRHKLFDVIKEVIASNLRLADILLSEYGSSSSAILPVDQLPNFILNLQTFSGSGQLFITKWALSLDNPEELFAGGKAFFDFIFHLEPDGSVTGDRRALIDQILERLYEHGSWANLSDFIKVCIACHQTSPVEQLFKIKGSRKLRLLSPAAIAFMVDKCGSLNADLKEYIKEAYYSMNVDFILEVTGSLLDLRKVECFDFWGAQFLVFFITKAQSFENSVQNECRELFKKFINILLDQSDKLIIPFVGSMLKIMASDVTSYTLDLFDFLIQHSKTQPVLENLKYCNDLVEKLRKGVPLEEADLVEPDGANSKDKIGKPNELIVNHLKGHEELQKSSAQGSNRHLEISKSEPEVQVPATQKTDGDTRDSADFASAAAGTDSLLSSNSTDLATLPTVLNASQLENDNASSSESFRNLSDSRTENPDTAIAGIEDDQNSVNRAEIAFNTDYTSETTKQESTKIKAPQPVNSPNTESSTPSGQNLKYRKESTASERNGDDFADVEMDEDDEFLKTMENKIAVGSHELQSLADSQSVELPGTQPAAAARTESESKIRFPIFNFSKLASTAAKDGTPVQLEHLPHKDVVTNTAQPETITDELEKQGDLSRMEEAMSQEATASLRIHFPSKKARRLVSRLRALTIEDISNLTHEEKRNLRIELLDFLMNLEHEK, from the coding sequence ATGTCAAAACAGCCCCCTGAAGATAGAGGTGAAGCAAGGAAGATGAACACCTTCAATAACCTGATAAGCCAGCTCCTAAACAAGCGGTCTCCCACGAAATCCCAGTCGCAATCCAAGACTTTGCACCTACTGGAAAGAAACCAGTCGCTACCGCCAGCGAATGGTGAGCGTCAGGAACCGCTCGACGATTCACCGACTCCCAAGAGGCGAAAACTGGCTCAGTCAAGCCCTATAGGCAAGGCACCAGGACCCACGCCTTCATCCAGCAAATCAGAACCAGCAGGGTCATCAATATTTGCCATCAACAATGAAAATGTTAGGCTATCACCTGCGGCCAAAACTGTGGCATTCTCTGATGAAGTGAAGTCCTCGCCAACTCAGCGTACTATAGGATCATCTTCCTTTTTAtttccagcttcaaagccGTCCAAATCTATCCTTAGAAATGGGATAGGGATTGAAAAGAGCGTTAGCGACTTGACTTATGATAAGCTTGAGTCTTCGTCAAAACTCGCTGGTCGAGGAAAGCCGTTAGAACATTTCTCCAGGGCCAAGGATCCTAGCTGTTTGGAGTTCTGGACCAGCGGTGAAGTACACAATTTAGGTGACGCAAGAAACGTTAAGGAATTTAGACAGGTTCTGGATGGTGGTTTAATGATGTTGGCTAGGACCGATAGCGAGTCGGTTGCTCGGAGGTTCGAGATATACGCAACATTCAACACTATAATTACAGTTTTGCCTGCAGTTGACGCCTCTGAGGTCATGGAAAGGAGAGCAACTCAGGTTATTGGCAGTTTGGACAGGATTGTAAATATATGCCTGCCACAATTAAAGGCagaacagaagaagctatTGGATGCCGAAGATAAGAAAGATCCATTCGTCTCTAGGCTTTATATCCAAATTTTGCGTTTCTTTGGGTCTCTTCTCTCTAATTATCGTATTGTTAGGTCCTTAACGAAGGTTGCGCCATTACGGGATAGACTTAAGGAAGTCTTCGAACTGTCTTCAGTCGCACTAATACACCAAAATTCCAATAAAGCCATAATCGGGGCACAGTTTTCTTTTCTCGCTGATGAGAAATATGGACCATACTTTATGAATAGGGACGAGGTTTCCAACATAATACATGCAGTGCTAAACACGAAGGAGATCCAAAGTGCCAATCTGGTTTGTGAGAAACTCTTTTTGCTCAAGAGGCTGATTTCGAAACACACAAGTGTGATGTTGCAATTGCTTCCATTATGGTTACCCAAAGAAGTTCTTTCAAGGACCCTGATGGAAGATGATAGTTGTACGATTACGATTCTGCAGGCGGCAATTTCAGTGCTATTGGAGCTTCTTAAGAAATCCATCGATTCTTCCATCAGGCAACATGATATAGTTAAATGTGTCAGAGAATCACTAGCCAAGGATACTTTACCAGAAAAGCTTCGCAATAAATCATTAAATGACGGAAACATGAACTATAGTACCATGACTTTAGAAGAACTCGTGCAGAAGCAAATAACATATCTTATTGTGTTCAAAAAAGAATACAAGCTCGCTATGGATCTGTGGCTGGCAATGATGGGACTTCTCTATAACACCACAAGGACCCTTCTCGAATTGAGCGACTCAGACGCGCGTGGATGGCTAAAACTGAATCATATCTGTTTCTTATCCGGCGATTCGCCAATCAAGTTGATAGCATTGAAAGCCTGGAGAATTATCATTTATTGCACCTGGTCACATATTAAAGGCAAATCTTCGGCTCATGACTTTGCTTTAGTTCGTATTCTCAAAAAACCATTCGATTTTACAGCGAATCATGAGTCAGATCTCAACGTTGGTGAGGGTCTTCTGTATTATCTAACGGGCCTCATTTACACAACATGTGGTGCTCCCAAATCACACAAAGCTGACATGTTTCCATTTTTCTGGAATCAGCTTATTGCGCCTATTTACTCCCAGTATATTTTCAAGTCCGGAAATATACTGTTTCGTTCTAGGGCCATAAAGCTGCTTTTGAAATTAATCTCGAAGGAGAGAGAAGACAAGTCCCATAAgcttgaaagaaaaagaactCCTGTAATAAAAGTTATTTCCACATCCGGAGTTGCCCTTAATGATATTCAACCCGTTCCTGCAAGTTTGTTGCAAGCCAGTTTTGAATCAGTGATGAGACTCATTTTTTGCGCAATAAGATCGGATCTAGCCGATTGGGCTGCAAACTACGAGTTGTTTATTAGTCTTGTGGACTTATTACCCTCTGAACTTGCCGATGAAATGCACTTTAACAGCTTCCTAGAAATAGCTTTGGAACTGTCAAAGGCAGGGAAATCCTCTATCTCATCGGATATGTTTCTTCGCCTCTCCTCAGCTATGGCGGGACCATTTGGGGATCTGATTATCAGAGACGGAAAAATCTTCGAGACACTTGTGGAGGCTACCGATCACTTACCGGAGCACCAAGCAGACTCTAAATTGAAGTTGCTAAAGGAGTTTAGCAAGAAACTCAAGGGAAGAGTTTCTGATCTCCGCATTATGGAGATATTTGTGGGAATAGATGATGCATCGTGTAAGCAGTATGTCTCCAACTGGATCGGCTCAGTCATATTATCGCCTGAGATCTCGCCTACTGACTATAAAAGCCTGTTAAGGATCGTCCAGTCAGTTCGTTCCGCTGAAGCGATCGaaaatcttcttcgattttGCTCTAAGTTTGTTCGTAACGTGAATTTGTTCGAGTTGCTTCAGTTAGGTGAATGGAACGATGAACAATATATTCGGTTCGTCAAAGTCTATGTGAGTTATAACTCACATAGACTGGAGTATCCCGAGGATCTATTTAAAGAGCAACTGAAAGACGCGCTTGGTTCGCGCGAGAAGGCATTTAAGCAGGTAGTGCCTGAGCTCATCCGTCACAAACTTTTTGACGTCATAAAGGAAGTCATTGCCAGTAACCTCAGATTAGCAGATATTTTATTATCTGAATATggatcttcatcttcggCTATTCTTCCTGTTGACCAGCTGCCGAACTTCATATtgaatcttcaaactttCAGTGGTTCCGGGCAGCTTTTCATTACAAAATGGGCTTTGAGTCTTGACAATCCAGAAGAATTGTTCGCCGGGGGCAAAGCATTTTTTGATTTCATATTCCATTTAGAACCTGATGGCAGTGTTACGGGCGATCGCAGAGCTTTGATAGATCAAATACTCGAGAGGCTTTATGAACATGGTTCTTGGGCAAACTTGAGTGATTTCATCAAGGTTTGCATTGCCTGTCATCAAACAAGCCCTGTCGAGCAGCTGTTCAAAATAAAGGGATCACGCAAACTTCGTTTACTCTCGCCGGCAGCAATTGCCTTCATGGTTGACAAGTGCGGATCTTTAAATGCAGATCTCAAAGAATACATAAAGGAGGCGTACTACAGCATGAATGTAGATTTTATTCTGGAAGTGACAGGCAGTTTACTCGACTTGAGGAAGGTCGAATGCTTCGATTTTTGGGGAGCACAGTTTTTGGTCTTTTTCATCACTAAAGCCCAATCTTTTGAAAATTCAGTACAGAACGAATGCCGAGAGCTGTTTAAGAAGTTCATAAATATCCTGCTGGACCAGTCAGATAAGCTCATTATTCCGTTTGTGGGCAGCATGTTGAAAATAATGGCAAGTGATGTGACATCTTATACTTTAGATTTATTTGATTTCCTCATCCAGCACTCCAAAACCCAACCTGTCcttgaaaatttgaaataCTGTAATGACCTTGTGGAGAAACTTCGAAAGGGAGTACCTCTTGAGGAAGCAGATTTGGTCGAACCAGATGGTGCTAATTCCAAGGACAAGATAGGAAAGCCCAATGAATTGATCGTGAATCATTTGAAGGGACATGAAGAATTGCAAAAGTCATCGGCGCAGGGCTCAAATCGCCATTTAGAGATATCGAAAAGTGAGCCAGAAGTTCAGGTTCCAGCAACGCAAAAAACTGATGGAGATACCAGGGATTCAGCAGACTTTGCATCGGCAGCTGCTGGCACCGACAGCCTTTTATCTTCTAATTCAACCGACCTTGCGACCTTGCCTACTGTGTTAAATGCATCgcaattggaaaatgaCAATGCTAGTAGCAGTGAAAGCTTTAGGAACTTATCTGACTCCAGGACTGAAAATCCTGATACAGCTATTGCAGGgatcgaagatgatcaaaaCTCTGTAAACAGGGCAGAAATTGCTTTCAACACAGACTACACGTCAGAGACAACGAAGCAAGAATCAACGAAGATCAAAGCTCCGCAACCGGTTAATTCCCCAAACACCGAAAGTTCTACCCCTTCTGGTCAAAATCTCAAATATCGGAAAGAAAGTACTGCATCTGAGCGCAATGGTGATGATTTCGCGGATGTTGAGatggatgaagacgatgagtTTCTGAAAACGATGGAGAATAAAATCGCTGTTGGGTCGCATGAACTGCAATCTCTTGCTGACAGCCAATCTGTAGAGCTGCCGGGCACACAgccagctgctgctgcgcGAACAGAGTCTGAGTCAAAGATTCGTTTCCCTattttcaatttctcaaaATTGGCGAGTACAGCCGCTAAGGACGGTACGCCTGTGCAACTAGAGCACTTACCACATAAAGATGTTGTTACGAATACGGCTCAGCCGGAAACCATAACGGATGAGCTTGAGAAACAAGGAGATCTGAGTCGCATGGAGGAGGCAATGTCACAGGAAGCAACGGCTTCACTTCGCATTCATTTCCCTTCCAAGAAGGCGCGTCGACTGGTGAGCAGATTGCGCGCGTTGACTATAGAAGATATTTCTAACTTGACTCAtgaggagaagagaaacCTTCGAATCGAACTGCTAGACTTTCTCATGAACCTGGAGCACGAGAAGTAG
- the YPT10 gene encoding Rab family GTPase YPT10 (ancestral locus Anc_1.338), with translation MLEDSAAVYVTDLKLVLLGESSVGKSSIVTRYITGSFQKTNATIGAAFTTKTLEFPGADGIRKKVNLEIWDTAGQERYRSMAPMYFRNTDIALVVFDVTKPESLRKAQSWIDELNSYFDQDRREEVLIKLVGNKMDLDHPPTTTIGELPLYLVSAKTGEGIDELIEDLVRQVPMSKYKKVETSTESKNAVHLDLHRNTRMGSACC, from the coding sequence ATGTTGGAAGATAGTGCTGCTGTTTATGTTActgatttgaagctggTTCTCCTGGGGGAGTCATCCGTTGGGAAGTCCTCGATCGTTACAAGATATATCACAGGTAGTTTCCAAAAGACTAATGCAACAATAGGAGCTGCGTTCACCACGAAGACGTTGGAGTTCCCTGGGGCCGATGGGATAAGGAAAAAAGTGAATTTAGAGATCTGGGATACAGCGGGGCAGGAAAGGTATCGGTCTATGGCTCCGATGTATTTCAGAAACACCGACATTGCATTGGTGGTGTTTGACGTTACAAAGCCAGAAAGCCTGCGAAAGGCGCAAAGCTGGATTGATGAGCTCAATAGCTACTTTGACCAGGATCGTCGTGAAGAGGTTTTGATTAAGCTAGTGGGCAACAAGATGGATCTAGACCATCCTCCAACCACAACCATAGGAGAGCTACCGCTGTATTTAGTGAGCGCCAAGACTGGGGAGGGGATTGACGAACTAATAGAAGATCTGGTAAGACAGGTGCCGATGtcaaaatacaagaaaGTGGAAACATCTACCGAGAGCAAAAATGCCGTACATTTAGATCTACATCGAAATACCAGAATGGGCTCTGCATGTTGTTAA